Part of the uncultured Desulfobacter sp. genome, TCCACGATATGGGCAAAGCCATTTTCTCCATTTACTTTAAAAAAGAGTATAATGAAGTCCGGCAGTTTGCATTGGAAAACAAGCGCCCCCTCTATTTCAGCGAAAACAGCCTGCTTAAAATTGACCATGCGGCACTATCGGCCCTGTTGATGACACGGTGGAATTTCCCGGCATCCATTATTCTGCCGTGCAGATTTCATCATGCCCCGGAGTCGGCGCCGGTCAAATACCGTCATCATGCCCTGGTCATCAATATTGCCAACTATCTGACACAAAAAGCACAACTGGGTCATTCGGGCAACCCGGTTCCCGTCACCATTAAAAACGCACCCAAAAAGATCGGTGTGAATGAAGCGACATTGGTGCGGATCATAGAATCGCTGAAGGCCCAGGAGCCGCAGATCAAGGAATTTTTCAAAATCACCACGGCTTTTGGCTGATCGGCTCTTAAATATCTTTGATCAGCCGCTCTCCGTTACAATTCCGGGCGGCCCTGTCAAACCCGTCCAGGCTCTCCTCCAGGGCCTGGGCCAGCAGAGAACCAGCCGTATACGCATTTGGATCACCCTGGTGCTCCACGGCGCAAAGGACATCCATAATACTCATGCACTCAATATCCATGGCCGGGGTGTACCCGGTGGTATCGCCGTCACGATTGACTGAATACAAAACATCCGCCCGCATCAGGATCTCTAAAAGATGATGTACGATGTTCAAGGGTAAATTCAACTCCCCGGCAATCCGTACATCCGTGGCCGGGGGCTTTTTTTCCGCAAAACGCCGGACACATCCTTTGACAATCTCCAGCATGGCAAGTTTTCTGGCCCGGATACTCATGGCATTTAACGTCAGATCCGGAATTTTTGCATGCCCGATATTCTCCCACTCAAAGGCAATTTCAGCACCGTAGAGCAGTACCCCCCAGGAAACCTGCAACCAGATCAGAAACACGGGCAGTGCGGCAAAACTGCCGTAGATGGCATTGTAGCCTGTTACAAAGACCTGGAACTTTAAAAAAGCGGTCTGGATAATCTGAAATAAGGTACCCGCAAATACCGCCCCTGTGGCGGCGGCCCTGAGATTTACCTTTTTATGGGGCATGATCACATAAAAAAACATGAACAACGACCAGGTGATCACATAGGGCACCACTTTGATAAAAAAGGAGATAACGCCTTTAATGTCAATGGGAACACCAAGATAGGCCCAGAATGATTCAAGGCGGGGAATCATAAATAAATTTACTGATCCGGACAAAAGCCCCAGAAGGCCTGTTGCCAGGGCAATGGTCAAATAATCCGTGAGCTTTCTGATCAGCGGCCGACCGTCCCGCACCCACCAGATACGGTTGAATGTGTCTTCAATATGGAACATCAGTTTAATCAAGGAGTATAAAAGCACCAGAACGCCGAGCACAGCCATAAGGCCGCCCTGGGTTTTCTCCAGCAGATTATTGGAAAACACCAGGATATTTTGGACAATCTCCTCATGGCCCTCAAACAAAGACATCACTTCGGCCTCAAGGAACTGCCGGAACCCGAAGCCCTTGGCAATCCCAAAGGCCATGGCCATCACCGGCACGACGCTCAACAGGGTATACAAACTTAACGCCGAGGCCCGCAAGGCGCAACTGTCCCGCTGATACCCCTTGGCAGCCCTGTACAGCACCCGGATACCCTTAGCCCGAAACGTGTTAAATGAAAACGTCATGTCCGATTCAACCACGCCCCAAGACGTTTTAAACCTTCCTGGGTGGAGACGTTCGGCAGATAGCCTAAATCATTTTTTGCCCGGCTGATATCAAACCAGTGGGAGGTGGCAAGTTCCTTGGCGGCAAACCGGGTCATGGGGGGATCTTTTTTTATGCCCAGGGTTCGGTAGATGAATTCAAAGAGCCACCCGGCC contains:
- a CDS encoding HDOD domain-containing protein codes for the protein MEIKERILEMVQKRESDLPTLPAVVNNLIQAASDENTTTEDLAKIISHGIGITNKLLKLANSVYYAQKNKVETIKRAIAVIGFDEIIGIALGMEILSSVSEKSGLTLDMKALWIHGIGVATASKQLAKQTNPGIAGKIFVPALLHDMGKAIFSIYFKKEYNEVRQFALENKRPLYFSENSLLKIDHAALSALLMTRWNFPASIILPCRFHHAPESAPVKYRHHALVINIANYLTQKAQLGHSGNPVPVTIKNAPKKIGVNEATLVRIIESLKAQEPQIKEFFKITTAFG
- a CDS encoding YihY/virulence factor BrkB family protein codes for the protein MTFSFNTFRAKGIRVLYRAAKGYQRDSCALRASALSLYTLLSVVPVMAMAFGIAKGFGFRQFLEAEVMSLFEGHEEIVQNILVFSNNLLEKTQGGLMAVLGVLVLLYSLIKLMFHIEDTFNRIWWVRDGRPLIRKLTDYLTIALATGLLGLLSGSVNLFMIPRLESFWAYLGVPIDIKGVISFFIKVVPYVITWSLFMFFYVIMPHKKVNLRAAATGAVFAGTLFQIIQTAFLKFQVFVTGYNAIYGSFAALPVFLIWLQVSWGVLLYGAEIAFEWENIGHAKIPDLTLNAMSIRARKLAMLEIVKGCVRRFAEKKPPATDVRIAGELNLPLNIVHHLLEILMRADVLYSVNRDGDTTGYTPAMDIECMSIMDVLCAVEHQGDPNAYTAGSLLAQALEESLDGFDRAARNCNGERLIKDI